CCCCTCCTCCTCATACTCGCCTGGCCGATGACCCTCGCCGGACAAGCGCTGAGCTACCCCCCGACCCGCCGCGGCGACGCCGTCGACACGCTGCACGGCCGGGAGATCGCCGATCCCTATCGCTGGCTGGAGGATCTCAACTCGCCCGAGACGGCCGCCTGGGTTGCCGCCCAGAACGCGACGACTGAGCGCTACCTGTCGTCGCTCCCGCAGCGCGCCGTGCTGCGCGAGCGCCTCACCGCGCTCTGGAACTACCCGCGTGTCACCCTCCCCCAACGGCTGGCCAACGGCGTCCTCTTCTACCGTCGCAATTCGGGGCTGCAGAAGCAATTCGTTGTCCTCGCACGCTCGTCGCCGAGCACTCCGGCCAAGGTCATCCTCGACCCCAACGCACTGTCGCCCGACGGGTCGATTGCCCTTTCCCAGTACGAGCCGGCCCCCGACGGGCGCCACGTGGCGTACGCCCTGTCGCAGGGAGGGGCCGACTGGCAGGACGTGAAGATCCGCCAGGTGCGCACCGGGAAGGACCTCGAGGAGACATTGTCGTGGGTGCGCTTCTCCGGGCTCTCGTGGACGCGCGACGGCAAGGGATTCTTCTACTCGCGCTATCCGGCGCGCACGCAGGCGGAGAAGCTCGTCTCGGCGCTGGAGCACCAGAAGGTCTATTACCATCGCCTGGGGACGCCGCAGTCGCAGGACGTCCTCGTGTACGAGCGCCCCGACCTCCCGACCTGGTTCGTGAGCGCCGCCGTGAGCGAGGACGGGCGCTACCTGGTGATCTCGATGGCGAAGGGGGCCGACAGCCGCAACCGCCTCTACGTCGCCGACCTGGGTGACCCCAAGGCCCCCAACGTCGCGGCGCGCGCGGTGCCGCTGGTGGAGGAAGACGACGGCGAGTTCGGCGTGGTGGGGAACGACGGCAGCACGTTGTTTGTCGTCACCGACCTCGGCGCGCCGCGCCGTCGCGTCGTGGCCATCGACCTCGCGCGTCCGCAACGCGCCCACTGGCGCACCCTCATCCCCGAGGGAGCGCACACCATCGAGGGGGTGCAACTGGCGAAGACCCACTTCATTGTCACGCGCCTGGTCGACGTGCGCAGCGAACTGTCGCTGTACACGCGCGAGGGGAAGGCGGCGGGGCGCGTGCAGCTCCCGGGGATCGGGACGGTGGCCGGCGTGAGCGCTACGCGCGACTTCAGCGGCTTCTACTACGCCTTCACCTCCCCGCTCTACCCCACCACGGTCTTTCGCTACGACGTGGCCGCGCGCAGCAGCACCGCGTTCGACGCACCGACCAGCGCCTTCGACCCCGCGCGTTTCGAAACGACGCAGCGCTTTGCCACCTCGGCGGACGGGACGCGCGTCCCCTACTTCATCACGCATCGCAAGGGGATTGCGCTCGACGGGAAGAACCCGACGCTGCTCTACGCCTACGGCGGCTTTGCCGTCTCCCTCGTCCCCTCGTTCTCGCCGGCCAACATCGCCTGGATGGAACAGGGGGGCGTGTGGGTGACGGCGTCGCTGCGCGGCGGAGGCGAGTACGGTGAGCAGTGGCACCAGGCGGGAATGCGCGAGAAGAAGCAGCGCGTCTTTGACGACTTCATTGCCGTGGCCGAACAGCTCATCGCCGACAAGGTCACCTCGAGCGCTCACCTCGCCATC
This genomic stretch from Gemmatimonadaceae bacterium harbors:
- a CDS encoding S9 family peptidase is translated as MTLAGQALSYPPTRRGDAVDTLHGREIADPYRWLEDLNSPETAAWVAAQNATTERYLSSLPQRAVLRERLTALWNYPRVTLPQRLANGVLFYRRNSGLQKQFVVLARSSPSTPAKVILDPNALSPDGSIALSQYEPAPDGRHVAYALSQGGADWQDVKIRQVRTGKDLEETLSWVRFSGLSWTRDGKGFFYSRYPARTQAEKLVSALEHQKVYYHRLGTPQSQDVLVYERPDLPTWFVSAAVSEDGRYLVISMAKGADSRNRLYVADLGDPKAPNVAARAVPLVEEDDGEFGVVGNDGSTLFVVTDLGAPRRRVVAIDLARPQRAHWRTLIPEGAHTIEGVQLAKTHFIVTRLVDVRSELSLYTREGKAAGRVQLPGIGTVAGVSATRDFSGFYYAFTSPLYPTTVFRYDVAARSSTAFDAPTSAFDPARFETTQRFATSADGTRVPYFITHRKGIALDGKNPTLLYAYGGFAVSLVPSFSPANIAWMEQGGVWVTASLRGGGEYGEQWHQAGMREKKQRVFDDFIAVAEQLIADKVTSSAHLAIEGGSNGGLLVGAVMTQRPELVAVALPAVGVLDMLRYHKFTGGAAWATEYGSADDAEAFPYLYAYSPLHNVKKGTCYPATLITTADHDDRVVPSHSFKFTAALQEAAPPTCTRPLLIRVETQGSHGYRPTDKLIAETADILAFTLAQAGRAAAPTP